The Raphanus sativus cultivar WK10039 chromosome 2, ASM80110v3, whole genome shotgun sequence genome includes a region encoding these proteins:
- the LOC108843668 gene encoding uncharacterized protein LOC108843668 isoform X2: MGIIEQGAISGNLPSKEAFVVHFPGYPSSIPRAIETLGGIQGITQARGSVSNKLELRFRPEDPYAHPALGEQRPCSGFLLKISKKEIKKPESQPVEATTSDVCLEEATPALCADIVARVSDAFHFDGMADYQHVIPIHAARQKKRKWMDVDLLTGDSDLMGLADEDVMMLLPQVFAPKDIPDNLALKPPATSGPKKKDDAATQNFYEMDIGQVFAIDFGVKDIPKNLNWEEFVSPSSHHWQWQVSLSALFEERPIWTRDSVVQQLLDKGLKCTHHMLNRYLLRAAYYFSNGPFLRFWIKRGYDPRNDPESRVYQRMEFRVPPELRSYCDANATNKSKPRWNDICAFKLFPFKCQTFLQLYELDDEYIQREIRKPPKQTTCSHKTGWFSEALLDTLRLRVAVRFVSVFPEPGFEDVFKSIQEEFERSEKIQTFKETHKPSLVKHKEPTKGSEDMEKCKSTNDDVDVIVNEYGDDEDMDEEEEEEEEEEVYVPTADDEISIDSHGYTENSSRTYLQGLFDSFPTSEPNLYGDFAVDDGGEFQIYEEESDEGLYSIDDNDEGEEDEDDDDDE, from the exons ATGGGAATCATAGAACAAGGAGCAATCTCAGGTAACTTGCCAAGCAAGGAGGCATTTGTAGTGCACTTCCCTGGATACCCATCATCTATTCCTCGAGCCATTGAAACCCTTGGAGGCATTCAAGGGATCACACAA GCAAGAGGATCAGTTTCAAACAAGCTTGAGCTGCGTTTCCGGCCAGAGGATCCTTACGCACATCCTGCCTTGGGAGAACAACGTCCTTGCAGCGgttttttgttgaaaatttcTAAGAAAGAAATCAAGAAACCTGAAAGTCAGCCTGTTGAGGCCACCACTAGTGATGTTTGTTTGGAGGAAGCTACTCCAGCTCTGTGTGCAGATATTGTGGCTCGTGTTTCCGATGCATTCCACTTCGATG GCATGGCTGACTATCAGCATGTGATTCCTATTCACGCGGCGCggcagaagaagagaaagtgGATGGACGTTGATCTCCTTACAG GAGACAGTGATTTGATGGGCCTGGCTGATGAAGATGTAATGATGTTATTGCCACAGGTCTTTGCTCCCAAAGATATACCTGACAACTTGGC GTTGAAACCTCCGGCAACTTCTGGCCCCAAAAAGAAAGATGATGCGGCAACTCAGAACTTTTATGAG ATGGACATTGGCCAAGTATTTGCAATTGATTTTGGCGTCAAAG ATATCCCAAAGAATCTAAACTGGGAAGAATTTGTATCTCCCAGCTCGCACCACTGGCAATGGCAGGTATCACTCTCTGCATTGTTTGAAGAGCGTCCTATTTGGACAAGAGATTCTGTTGTTCAACAATTACTTGATAAAGGTCTTAAATGCACGCATCATATGTTAAACAG GTATCTGCTAAGGGCTGCGTATTATTTCTCCAATGGTCCGTTTCTTAGGTTCTGGATTAAAAGAGGCTATGATCCACGGAACGATCCTGAGTCTCGTgt ATATCAGAGAATGGAATTCAGGGTTCCACCTGAGTTACGAAGTTATTGCGATGCCAATGCAACTAACAA ATCAAAGCCAAGATGGAACGACATTTGTGCTTTTAAGCTATTTCCTTTTAAATGCCAAACATTTCTGCAGTTATATGAACTTGACGACGAGTACATCCAGCGAGAGATAAGAAAGCCTCCCAAACAGACCACTTGTAGC CATAAAACAGGATGGTTCTCAGAAGCCTTGCTAGATACTTTGAGACTCCGTGTGGCTGTGAGGTTTGTGTCTGTGTTTCCAGAGCCAGGCTTCGAAGATGTATTTAAATCCATTCAAGAAGAGTTCGAGAGGTCAGAAAAGATTCAAACATTTAAAGAGACACATAAACCATCTCTAGTGAAGCACAAGGAGCCAACCAAAG GATCTGAGGACATGGAAAAGTGTAAAAGCACAAACGATGATGTTGATGTTATTGTTAATGAGTATggagatgatgaagacatggatgaagaagaggaagaagaagaagaggaagaagtatatgtg CCTACAGCAGACGATGAGATATCTATTGATTCCCATGGAT aTACTGAGAACAGCTCCAGAACGTATCTTCAAGGGTTGTTCGATAGCTTTCCAACGAGTGAACCTAATTTGTATGGAGACTTTGCTGTTGATGATGGTGGAGAGTTTCAGATATACGAAGAAGAATCTGATGAAGGTTTGTATTCTAttgatgataatgatgagggagaggaagacgaagacgatgatgatgatgagtga
- the LOC108843669 gene encoding serine/arginine-rich splicing factor SR34A: protein MSDRSSRSIYVGNLPGDIRESEIEDLFYKYGRIVDIELKVPPRPPCYCFIEFEHPRDAKDAVDGRDGYNFDGCRLRVELSHGGRGQSSGDRRGGYGGGGGYRGGGGGGGGGGGGSARFGVSRHSEFRVIVRGLPSSASWQDLKDHMRKAGDVCFAEVTRDRDGAYGVVDYTNYDDMKYAIRKLDDTEFKNPWARGYIRVKKYESSQSRSPSRSRSRSRGRDRSRSRSRSRSRSISRSKSPRKEMSKSPRRSRSRSISKSRSPSPDMKKSPPRSLSKSPAKIREGSE, encoded by the exons ATGAGTGATCGATCTTCACGTTCCATCTATGTTGGTAACTTGCCGGGAGACATCAGGGAGTCTGAGATTGAAGATCTTTTTTACAAG TATGGCCGCATTGTTGATATTGAATTGAAGGTTCCACCTCGTCCTCCATGTTATTGCTTTATTGAG TTTGAGCACCCTCGGGACGCCAAAGACGCTGTTGATGGCCGTGATGGCTATAACTTTGACGGCTGCCGCTTGAGG GTTGAGCTTTCCCATGGTGGTCGAGGACAGTCTTCAGGTGATCGTCGTGGTGGATACGGTGGTGGGGGTGGCTACCGTGGAGGtggcggcggtggtggtggtggtggtggtggatctGCTCGGTTTGGCGTCTCACGACACTCTGAATTCCGAG TTATCGTACGTGGGCTTCCATCATCTGCTTCATGGCAAGATTTGAAG GATCATATGCGGAAGGCTggtgatgtgtgctttgctgagGTCACTCGAGACCGTGATG GAGCTTATGGTGTTGTTGACTACACTAACTATGATGACATGAAGTATGCT ATAAGGAAACTTGACGATACAGAGTTCAAAAACCCCTGGGCTAGAGGCTATATAAGG GTTAAGAAATATGAAAGCTCCCAGTCAAGAAGCCCAAGCAGGAGCCGAAGCAGAAGCCGAGGACGTGATCGCAGCCGTAGCCGTAGCCGTAGCAGGAGCAGGAGCATCAGCAGAAGCAAGAGCCCAAGGAAGGAAATGAG TAAATCACCAAGACGATCTCGTTCCAGATCGATATCAAAATCTAGATCGCCCTCTCCTGACATGAAGAAGAGCCCTCCTAGGTCTCTTTCAAAGTCTCCAGCCAAG ATCCGGGAAGGCAGTGAGTGA
- the LOC130506234 gene encoding RNA-dependent RNA polymerase 6 — translation MGSEGNIKNTVVTQVSVGGFGELTTAKELTDYLEEEVGLVWRCRLKTSWTPPGSYPNFDITDTSNIPTFDGYKRVEPHAFVHFAVPESAGRAMDAAGQSKLILDGQPLKVSLGPKNPYTLNQRRRTTTPYKLTGVSIEIGTLVARDEFLVSWRAEGVDFLVDPFDNTCRFCFTKSTAFSLKDTMMYAVINCDYKLELLVRDIRTVRQYRTLDGYVLLLQLASSPRVWYRTADDDIYETVPVDLLDDDDPWIRTTDFTQAGAIGRCLTYRVLISPRHEKKMNTALDYLRARRVHEERVRWPPRIRDEPCFGEPITDHFFCIHHREGISFEIMFLVNAVLHRGVFNQFQLTERFFDLLRNQPKDVNIATLKHLCTYKRPVFDAYKRLKLVQEWIQNNPKLLGSHVQSDDISEIRRLAITPTRAYCLPPEVELSNRVLRKYKALSDRFLRVTFMDESMQTMNSNVLSYFVAPIVKDLTSSSFSQKTHVFKRVKTILTDGFKLCGRKYSFLAFSANQLRDRSAWFFAEDGKTRVSDIKTWMGKFKDKNVAKCAARMGLCFSSTYATVDVMPHEVDTELPEIERNGYTFSDGIGTITPDLALEIMEKLQLDSHCSPCAYQIRYAGFKGVVARWPSKDDGIRLALRHSMDKFHSKHTILEICSWTRFQPGFLNRQIITLLSVLGVPDEIFWDMQETMLYKLNRILDDTDVAFEVLTASCAEQGNTAAIMLSAGFKPKTEPHLRGMLSSVRIAQLWGLREKSRIFVTSGRWLMGCLDEAGILEEGQCFIQVSKPSIENCFSKHGSRFKETKTDLHVVKGYVAVAKNPCLHPGDVRILEAVDKPELHHMYDCLLFPQKGERPHTNEASGSDLDGDLYFVAWDQRLIPPSKKSFPAMQYTAAEETSKGRAVNHQDIIEFFVKNMANEHLGTICNAHVVHADRSEYGAMDEECLLLAELAATAVDFPKTGKLVTMPFHLKPKLYPDFMGKEEYQTYRSKKILGRLYRRVKEVYDEDAEASSEENSDPSDIPYDTDLEIPGFEDFIPEAWGHKCCYDGQLIGLLGQYKVQKEEEIVTGHIWSMPKYTSKKQGELKERLKHSYNSLKKELRKVFEETKPEQESLSEEEKNVMYEKKASAWYHVTYHPEWVKKSTELQEPDESSGHGVMLSFAWIAADYLARIKVRSGEMGNKMDSAKPVDALAKYLSQRL, via the exons ATGGGGTCAGAAGGAAACATCAAGAACACGGTTGTGACACAAGTAAGCGTTGGTGGGTTTGGGGAGTTAACTACTGCAAAAGAGCTTACAGATTACCTTGAAGAAGAAGTAGGACTCGTTTGGCGATGCAGACTAAAAACTTCTTGGACTCCTCCTGGTTCTTATCCTAATTTCGACATCACTGACACTTCAAACATCCCCACGTTTGATGGTTACAAGAGAGTGGAGCCTCATGCCTTTGTCCATTTCGCGGTTCCTGAGTCAGCAGGTCGTGCAATGGACGCTGCGGGACAATCTAAGCTCATCCTCGATGGCCAGCCTTTGAAAGTCAGCTTGGGGCCTAAGAACCCGTACACGCTTAaccagagaagaagaacgaCAACACCTTATAAGCTGACTGGTGTTTCGATTGAGATTGGGACCTTGGTTGCCCGCGATGAGTTTCTTGTTTCTTGGAGAGCTGAAGGGGTTGATTTCCTCGTAGACCCTTTTGACAACACTTGCAGATTTTGCTTCACAAAGAGCACTGCCTTCTCTTTGAAGGACACAATGATGTACGCTGTGATCAACTGTGATTATAAGTTGGAGCTATTGGTGAGAGACATACGAACAGTCAGGCAGTATAGAACTCTTGATGGCTATGTGCTACTCTTGCAGCTGGCTTCATCACCCCGTGTCTGGTACAGAACAGCCGATGATGATATCTATGAAACTGTTCCCGTCGATCTCTTGGATGATGATGACCCTTGGATCCGTACCACTGATTTTACCCAGGCTGGGGCAATTGGCCGATGCCTTACATATCGAGTGCTCATATCTCCTCGGCATGAGAAGAAAATGAATACAGCCTTGGACTATCTAAGGGCGCGGAGAGTGCATGAGGAGCGTGTGAGGTGGCCTCCCAGGATTCGTGATGAGCCCTGTTTTGGGGAGCCTATTACAGATCATTTCTTCTGCATTCACCACAGGGAAGGAAtctcctttgagatcatgttCCTAGTAAATGCAGTGCTGCACAGAGGGGTTTTTAACCAGTTTCAGTTGACTGAGCGCTTCTTTGATCTTCTCAGAAACCAACCCAAGGATGTCAATATAGCTACCCTCAAGCATCTCTGTACCTATAAACGACCCGTTTTTGATGCGTACAAGAGGCTGAAGCTTGTTCAGGAATGGATTCAGAATAATCCAAAGCTTTTAGGGAGTCATGTACAGTCAGATGATATCTCTGAGATCAGAAGGCTAGCGATTACTCCAACCAGAGCTTATTGCCTGCCCCCAGAAGTTGAGCTCTCCAACAGGGTACTCAGAAAATACAAAGCTTTGTCTGATAGATTTTTGCGAGTAACTTTCATGGACGAAAGCATGCAGACTATGAACTCAAATGTTCTTTCGTACTTTGTTGCTCCGATtgtgaaggatcttacctcaagCTCCTTCTCTCAGAAGACCCACGTTTTCAAAAGAGTAAAGACCATACTAACCGATGGGTTTAAACTATGTGGTAGAAAATACAGTTTTCTAGCATTCTCGGCTAATCAACTCAGAGACCGCTCTGCATGGTTTTTCGCTGAAGACGGGAAAACAAGAGTGTCAGATATAAAGACATGGATGGGGAAGTTTAAAGACAAGAATGTAGCAAAGTGTGCTGCTAGGATGGGCTTGTGCTTCTCCTCCACATACGCCACTGTAGATGTCATGCCTCACGAGGTTGACACCGAGCTTCCAGAAATCGAGAGAAATGGGTATACTTTCTCTGATGGAATTGGTACAATCACACCTGACCTCGCTTTAGAGATAATGGAGAAACTTCAGTTGGATTCGCACTGCAGCCCTTGTGCTTATCAGATACGGTACGCCGGTTTCAAAGGAGTTGTTGCTCGTTGGCCATCAAAAGATGATGGAATCCGGTTAGCCCTTCGACACAGTATGGATAAGTTCCATTCTAAGCACACAATCTTGGAGATCTGTTCATGGACCAGGTTTCAACCTGGGTTCTTAAACCGGCAGATTATCACCCTCCTGTCTGTGCTAGGTGTTCCTGATGAAATATTCTGGGATATGCAGGAAACTATGCTCTACAAACTGAACCGCATCCTTGATGACACCGATGTCGCATTTGAAGTTCTGACAGCTTCATGTGCTGAACAGGGAAATACTGCAGCTATCATGCTGAGTGCAGGATTCAAACCAAAAACTGAGCCACACCTACGCGGGATGTTGTCTTCAGTCAGGATTGCACAACTCTGGGGTCTCAGAGAAAAATCTCGAATTTTTGTTACTTCGGGAAGGTGGCTAATGGGTTGCCTAGACGAAGCAGGGATACTTGAAGAGGGCCAATGCTTTATCCAAGTCTCAAAACCGTCTATAGAAAACTGTTTCTCCAAACATGGGTCTCGTTTTAAGGAGACGAAGACAGATTTGCATGTAGTGAAAGGTTATGTAGCCGTTGCTAAGAATCCTTGTCTCCACCCAGGGGATGTAAGGATTCTAGAAGCTGTTGATAAACCCGAGCTACATCACATGTATGACTGCCTACTTTTCCCTCAGAAAGGCGAGAGGCCTCATACAAACGAAGCTTCTGGCAGTGACCTTGATGGTGACCTGTACTTTGTGGCTTGGGATCAGAGACTCATCCCTCCCAGCAAAAAAAGCTTTCCGGCCATGCAATATACTGCAGCTGAAGAAACGAGTAAGGGTCGCGCTGTCAACCACCAG GATATAATAGAATTCTTTGTAAAAAACATGGCGAATGAGCATTTGGGTACAATATGCAATGCCCACGTCGTTCATGCTGATAGAAGTGAGTATGGAGCCATGGACGAAGAATGTTTGCTACTGGCAGAGCTAGCTGCCACAGCAGTCGATTTCCCAAAGACAGGGAAGCTGGTGACAATGCCTTTCCACCTGAAACCGAAACTCTACCCTGATTTCATGGGGAAAGAAGAGTACCAGACTTACAGGTCGAAGAAGATCTTGGGACGGCTTTACAGACGGGTAAAAGAGGTTTACGACGAAGATGCAGAAGCTTCCTCAGAAGAAAACTCTGACCCGAGTGACATCCCTTATGACACTGATCTCGAAATACCAGGATTTGAAGATTTCATCCCTGAGGCATGGGGTCACAAATGTTGTTACGACGGGCAGCTCATTGGTCTTCTCGGGCAATACAAGGTGCAAAAAGAGGAAGAGATTGTGACGGGTCACATCTGGTCCATGCCTAAGTACACAAGTAAGAAACAAGGCGAACTGAAAGAAAGACTGAAGCATTCTTATAACTCCCTGAAGAAGGAGCTGAGAAAAGTATTCGAGGAAACAAAACCGGAGCAAGAGAGTCTCAGCGAAGAGGAAAAGAACGTCATGTATGAGAAAAAGGCTTCAGCTTGGTACCATGTCACATACCATCCCGAGTGGGTGAAGAAGTCTACAGAGCTGCAAGAACCTGATGAGTCGTCTGGTCATGGAGTGATGCTGAGCTTTGCTTGGATTGCAGCTGACTATCTTGCAAGAATTAAAGTCCGGTCAGGGGAAATGGGAAACAAAATGGACTCGGCCAAGCCTGTTGATGCTTTGGCTAAGTATCTGTCTCAACGTCTCTAA
- the LOC108835851 gene encoding uncharacterized protein LOC108835851, which translates to MADGFGYGGFSGAPYPFCLSSPPPPPPSASAPPFLAPPHPVYLTQGGFDPTTSHHRSPSDWSIYPSYVRPSLSQTPSSSLYVNNGSYGHRGEDSSYAYMLPPNPSSSSYDYVPLPTDYLLESQRLDNRMPYKFSVSPVQSSATLPSSSSESEPFYKPIPPSGHHHGHDKFESFNAVPDIVSTHAPQNIQSSLPSSSVEPVDFNVLVESTGLCNGTAGSTGSRSPRALHCASKSSEIRQGSSGVSSLYQTPKTFLADSENGASETSLKNAIDDLNCDDHRSWNHFMEGPSAPTMFTVESAAVKADNGNASDGCANQPSEDVQVCNLQKHMFDNKTSSLTDKGIKGCSKSNADVVSTGRLPERHLCDQGSLTSPASCPRVTSLVNAMHHLSEVLVYECFNNGSWMNPEQLENLDKVVENLTKCLTKSTGDKTVAAEASIPTQAMHVSCPNVVDLDEASNVVAKDCGGVKVKPLNNFGLKEPADKDKNEDEMTQGIKNILVSNFPDGEENHPQTLLYKSLWLETEAALCSTTCMTRYHRIKNEIDNFKLQNGDMQEAFLNPQKPVSIRNNVEQEATESLIKQGSNSEKDIVTMSHGAPLSTRFNSDPVNAVLSLMSRSFMGGLEQVHHGNFKPDAATSGKIPDATQQESPAFTTEEKHNDVIDRFQILKQQETKRKFKSQNCSKTRIDDQEENPEANSEVANIGTRSQMSDVMDRFKILKRREAEQVQKSLNSLDTDSVSDKDMPRNKTQSCDHPWSESMMTVDGNSVKETCADTEEPFASGEGCESPTSDWEHVRKDN; encoded by the exons ATGGCAGATGGTTTTGGCTACGGCGGTTTCTCCGGAGCACCGTACCCGTTCTgtctttcttctcctcctcctcctcctccttcagcTTCTGCGCCGCCGTTCCTTGCACCACCCCATCCGGTTTATTTAACCCAAGGAGGGTTTGATCCAACGACTTCTCACCACCGATCGCCATCTGATTGGTCGATTTACCCTTCGTATGTTCGTCCTTCTCTATCTCAGACGCCTTCTTCATCGCTTTACGTTAACAACg GAAGTTACGGTCACCGGGGTGAAGATTCGTCGTATGCATACATGTTACCACCGAAcccttcatcatcatcatatgaTTATGTGCCACTTCCCACTGATTATTTATTAGAGAGTCAACGCTTAGACAACCGGATGCCTTATAAATTCTCAGTCTCTCCTGTACAGAGCTCTGCTACATtgccctcttcttcttctgaatcTGAACCATTCTACAAGCCTATCCCTCCTTCTGGTCATCATCATGGCCATGATAAATTTGAGAGCTTTAATGCTGTCCCTGATATTGTTTCTACTCATGCCCCTCAGAATATTCAATCCAGTTTGCCCTCTTCTTCTGTTGAACCTGTGGATTTCAACGTGTTGGTTGAATCCACTGGTCTTTGCAATGGAACAGCTGGCTCAACAGGTTCAAGAAGCCCCAGAGCGCTACATTGTGCTAGCAAGTCCTCGGAGATACGGCAAGGTAGTAGTGGCGTCTCATCCCTTTATCAGACGCCCAAAACTTTTCTTGCCGACAGTGAGAACGGTGCTTCTGAAACATCCTTGAAGAATGCTATTGACGATTTGAATTGTGATGACCATAGATCGTGGAACCACTTCATGGAAGGACCTTCAGCTCCTACTATGTTTACTGTGGAAAGTGCTGCAGTGAAAGCGGATAACGGAAATGCTTCCGATGGTTGTGCTAATCAGCCTAGTGAAGATGTTCAAGTATGTAATCTCCAGAAACACATGTTTGATAACAAGACCAGTTCGTTGACCGATAAGGGTATCAAAGGTTGTAGTAAATCGAATGCAGATGTAGTCTCAACTGGCCGGTTACCCGAAAGGCATTTATGTGATCAAGGAAGTTTAACGTCCCCAGCTTCTTGTCCAAGAGTGACTTCCTTGGTTAATGCCATGCATCATCTGTCAGAGGTGCTTGTTTATGAATGCTTCAACAACGGGAGCTGGATGAATCCGGAACAGCTTGAGAACCTTGATAAAGTAGTAGAGAATCTCACCAAGTGTTTAACGAAAAGCACCGGTGACAAGACAGTAGCAGCGGAAGCATCAATTCCAACTCAAGCTATGCATGTTTCCTGTCCAAACGTGGTTGACCTTGATGAG GCCTCAAATGTAGTTGCTAAAGACTGTGGAGGTGTTAAGGTCAAGCCATTGAATAACTTTGGCTTGAAAGAGCCGGCGGATAAGGATAAGAATGAGGATGAGATGACCCAG GGTATTAAGAACATACTTGTTTCCAACTTTCCTGATGGTGAAGAAAACCACCCACAAACTCTCTTGTACAAGAGTCTCTGGCTCGAAACTGAAGCTGCCTTATGTTCCACAACTTGCATGACCCGGTACCATCGCATCAAGAATGAGATTGATAATTTCAAATTGCAGAATGGAG ATATGCAAGAAGCTTTTCTTAACCCCCAGAAACCGGTTTCCATTAGGAACAATGTAGAGCAGGAAGCGACTGAGTCACTCATCAAACAGGGAAGCAATAGTGAGAAAGATATAGTTACGATGAGTCATGGCGCACCACTAAGCACAAGATTCAACTCTGATCCCGTTAATGCAGTACTATCACTCATGTCCAGAAGCTTTATGGGTGGTTTAGAACAGGTACATCACGGAAACTTCAAGCCTGATGCTGCAACCTCTGGAAAGATACCGGACGCAACACAGCAGGAATCCCCTGCATTCACCACAGAGGAAAAACATAATGATGTTATAGACAGGTTTCAGATTCTGAAGCAGCAGGAAACAAAGCGCAAATTCAAGTCTCAGAACTGCTCAAAGACGAGAATTGATGACCAGGAAGAGAATCCAGAAGCTAATTCTGAGGTGGCTAATATTGGCACAAGAAGCCAAATGAGTGATGTGATGGATAGGTTCAAGATACTAAAACGCCGGGAAGCTGAACAAGTTCAGAAATCCCTCAACAGCTTGGACACTGATTCAGTTTCTGACAAGGACATGCCAAGAAACAAGACACAAAGTTGTGACCATCCCTGGTCAGAGTCGATGATGACGGTAGATGGAAATTCTGTGAAAGAGACGTGTGCCGATACTGAAGAACCATTTGCATCCGGCGAAGGCTGCGAGAGCCCGACCTCGGATTGGGAACATGTCCGCAAGGATAATTGA
- the LOC108843668 gene encoding uncharacterized protein LOC108843668 isoform X1, whose translation MGIIEQGAISGNLPSKEAFVVHFPGYPSSIPRAIETLGGIQGITQARGSVSNKLELRFRPEDPYAHPALGEQRPCSGFLLKISKKEIKKPESQPVEATTSDVCLEEATPALCADIVARVSDAFHFDGMADYQHVIPIHAARQKKRKWMDVDLLTGDSDLMGLADEDVMMLLPQVFAPKDIPDNLALKPPATSGPKKKDDAATQNFYEMDIGQVFAIDFGVKDIPKNLNWEEFVSPSSHHWQWQVSLSALFEERPIWTRDSVVQQLLDKGLKCTHHMLNRYLLRAAYYFSNGPFLRFWIKRGYDPRNDPESRVYQRMEFRVPPELRSYCDANATNKSKPRWNDICAFKLFPFKCQTFLQLYELDDEYIQREIRKPPKQTTCSHKTGWFSEALLDTLRLRVAVRFVSVFPEPGFEDVFKSIQEEFERSEKIQTFKETHKPSLVKHKEPTKGSEDMEKCKSTNDDVDVIVNEYGDDEDMDEEEEEEEEEEVYVPTADDEISIDSHGYIDTENSSRTYLQGLFDSFPTSEPNLYGDFAVDDGGEFQIYEEESDEGLYSIDDNDEGEEDEDDDDDE comes from the exons ATGGGAATCATAGAACAAGGAGCAATCTCAGGTAACTTGCCAAGCAAGGAGGCATTTGTAGTGCACTTCCCTGGATACCCATCATCTATTCCTCGAGCCATTGAAACCCTTGGAGGCATTCAAGGGATCACACAA GCAAGAGGATCAGTTTCAAACAAGCTTGAGCTGCGTTTCCGGCCAGAGGATCCTTACGCACATCCTGCCTTGGGAGAACAACGTCCTTGCAGCGgttttttgttgaaaatttcTAAGAAAGAAATCAAGAAACCTGAAAGTCAGCCTGTTGAGGCCACCACTAGTGATGTTTGTTTGGAGGAAGCTACTCCAGCTCTGTGTGCAGATATTGTGGCTCGTGTTTCCGATGCATTCCACTTCGATG GCATGGCTGACTATCAGCATGTGATTCCTATTCACGCGGCGCggcagaagaagagaaagtgGATGGACGTTGATCTCCTTACAG GAGACAGTGATTTGATGGGCCTGGCTGATGAAGATGTAATGATGTTATTGCCACAGGTCTTTGCTCCCAAAGATATACCTGACAACTTGGC GTTGAAACCTCCGGCAACTTCTGGCCCCAAAAAGAAAGATGATGCGGCAACTCAGAACTTTTATGAG ATGGACATTGGCCAAGTATTTGCAATTGATTTTGGCGTCAAAG ATATCCCAAAGAATCTAAACTGGGAAGAATTTGTATCTCCCAGCTCGCACCACTGGCAATGGCAGGTATCACTCTCTGCATTGTTTGAAGAGCGTCCTATTTGGACAAGAGATTCTGTTGTTCAACAATTACTTGATAAAGGTCTTAAATGCACGCATCATATGTTAAACAG GTATCTGCTAAGGGCTGCGTATTATTTCTCCAATGGTCCGTTTCTTAGGTTCTGGATTAAAAGAGGCTATGATCCACGGAACGATCCTGAGTCTCGTgt ATATCAGAGAATGGAATTCAGGGTTCCACCTGAGTTACGAAGTTATTGCGATGCCAATGCAACTAACAA ATCAAAGCCAAGATGGAACGACATTTGTGCTTTTAAGCTATTTCCTTTTAAATGCCAAACATTTCTGCAGTTATATGAACTTGACGACGAGTACATCCAGCGAGAGATAAGAAAGCCTCCCAAACAGACCACTTGTAGC CATAAAACAGGATGGTTCTCAGAAGCCTTGCTAGATACTTTGAGACTCCGTGTGGCTGTGAGGTTTGTGTCTGTGTTTCCAGAGCCAGGCTTCGAAGATGTATTTAAATCCATTCAAGAAGAGTTCGAGAGGTCAGAAAAGATTCAAACATTTAAAGAGACACATAAACCATCTCTAGTGAAGCACAAGGAGCCAACCAAAG GATCTGAGGACATGGAAAAGTGTAAAAGCACAAACGATGATGTTGATGTTATTGTTAATGAGTATggagatgatgaagacatggatgaagaagaggaagaagaagaagaggaagaagtatatgtg CCTACAGCAGACGATGAGATATCTATTGATTCCCATGGAT atatagaTACTGAGAACAGCTCCAGAACGTATCTTCAAGGGTTGTTCGATAGCTTTCCAACGAGTGAACCTAATTTGTATGGAGACTTTGCTGTTGATGATGGTGGAGAGTTTCAGATATACGAAGAAGAATCTGATGAAGGTTTGTATTCTAttgatgataatgatgagggagaggaagacgaagacgatgatgatgatgagtga